The Epilithonimonas zeae genome contains a region encoding:
- a CDS encoding carbohydrate binding domain-containing protein codes for MKKIFTILSVAAVSLVSAQNLVVNGGFESGLAPWTAGTGTGYTAPTISTTDAHTGSNSATYSPSATTGFFQNVPVTEGKTYVISFWYKTSSASAARLWSIYKNASGAPVYTTPDNTTDPFRTNNKYLPAAAVWTQYTAEMPAGTAVTNLDVAIRAYGGTTSSFDDVMAYEKGTMAVVDFSKDKYSLVKNTVVGESIAFAKTADIQIINAAGQVVKAAKVIEGSTLNVASLAKGVYIVTGSVNGEKVAQKVIKN; via the coding sequence ATGAAAAAAATCTTTACAATTTTAAGTGTTGCTGCGGTATCTTTGGTATCTGCTCAAAATTTAGTAGTTAATGGTGGATTTGAAAGTGGTTTAGCTCCTTGGACTGCTGGAACTGGAACTGGTTACACTGCACCTACAATTTCTACAACTGATGCGCATACAGGAAGTAACAGTGCTACTTATTCGCCGTCTGCTACCACAGGATTTTTCCAAAATGTTCCAGTAACGGAGGGAAAAACATATGTTATTTCTTTTTGGTACAAAACTTCTAGTGCTTCTGCTGCTAGACTTTGGAGTATTTACAAAAATGCTTCTGGAGCACCTGTATATACTACGCCAGATAATACTACAGATCCATTCAGAACTAATAATAAGTATTTGCCTGCTGCCGCTGTTTGGACACAGTATACAGCTGAAATGCCTGCTGGAACAGCTGTAACTAATCTTGATGTCGCAATAAGAGCTTACGGAGGAACAACTTCTTCTTTTGACGATGTTATGGCCTATGAAAAAGGAACAATGGCTGTTGTTGACTTCTCTAAAGATAAATATAGCTTAGTTAAAAATACTGTAGTTGGAGAATCTATCGCTTTCGCTAAGACTGCTGATATCCAAATCATCAACGCTGCTGGACAAGTTGTTAAAGCTGCTAAAGTAATAGAAGGTTCTACTTTGAACGTTGCTTCTCTTGCTAAAGGTGTTTACATCGTTACAGGTTCTGTAAACGGAGAAAAAGTAGCTCAAAAAGTAATCAAAAACTAA
- a CDS encoding TonB-dependent receptor has protein sequence MKRFLLCLVLFLPFFWAKSQQDSILLNVKLNEDQKSISVEQTLFYHNLHQKSINQIKLLNWVSAYQKRKTPLLKRKVEDRKKDLYFAKDNQLGKLESLQYSYGNISAEILNKTQENILIPLSEPLESGKSIKLNMKYQIQLPDARFTGYGVDVNHILLKYFFLVPETYEDDFQKKSFYRDTEETANAGSFWKVNFEVPNNWKIYSNLNQNSNTEFEGQSINDPEFQISKEIYPEFPINIDGQPINVQLGYQVTEYQRQILGSVITNHLKFIKTRVGNLPDKLFITQKFLNKEEFIGIDDVKFWKFKYQLFTDYEKTDLDYFSVISKKVMDDYFITNKTKDHWLKNGLKSYLEIEYLKQFYPEHKLLGNLPDNASIFGIKPLKLFHASKLKLSERYGLAYHYISTQNLDQKITTPYYLLSNFNTTAISQFEMGSLLAQISEYSGTQSFDNFLKDYLSANYQSKTEGQKFLNELKIFSKGKSNFLQQMMAEKHRINFNLKNIKEQKENYLVDIRKNNTLEIPLKIGTEKSSGETTTYWKESSLAKNDTLSVPKKDVEKIVLNDNYIFPESNYRDNYIYTKGLFSNTKKIRFKLIKDIQNPEYNEIFLTPRLTFNAYDKILIGMNFKNQGIFDQKFDYSFTPYFSTGTGKLTGSGAVGYSILPPNSFFRSWNFAVSGSYFHYNNNLAYKRFGAGTSINFNKNPRSALGRSLYFSYNYYDRELTPLMIENNLYSKYNLWNLGYSYSDNRLIHEKYISGNLQWMEDFQKISAEAFYRWEYAKDKKISFRWFAGYFIKNNTKNALFNYGISRVSNYSFSYGLLGQSATSGILSQQFILAEGGFKSMFNTSVNQFITSLNVDSHVWKWFNVYADAGVYKNKNRATQFIWDSGIKVKVIPDFLEVYFPVASSLGFEAGFKDYGYRIRYTLVLNLGALINNLRRGVF, from the coding sequence ATGAAGCGATTTCTTTTATGTTTGGTTCTATTTCTTCCTTTTTTCTGGGCAAAGTCTCAGCAAGACAGCATTTTGTTGAATGTAAAACTGAATGAAGACCAAAAATCGATTTCTGTAGAACAGACTTTGTTTTATCATAATCTGCACCAGAAATCCATCAATCAAATCAAACTTTTGAATTGGGTTTCTGCTTATCAGAAACGTAAAACACCACTTCTCAAAAGAAAAGTTGAAGACAGAAAGAAGGATTTGTATTTTGCTAAGGATAATCAACTCGGGAAGTTAGAAAGTCTCCAATATTCTTACGGAAATATTTCTGCTGAAATTCTTAATAAAACTCAGGAAAATATTCTCATTCCGCTTTCCGAACCTTTAGAATCTGGAAAAAGTATCAAACTTAATATGAAATATCAAATCCAGCTTCCTGATGCTCGCTTTACAGGTTATGGCGTAGATGTGAATCACATTTTGTTAAAGTACTTTTTCCTTGTTCCAGAAACTTATGAAGATGATTTTCAAAAAAAATCTTTCTATCGTGACACCGAAGAAACAGCTAATGCAGGCTCATTCTGGAAAGTAAATTTTGAGGTTCCAAATAATTGGAAAATCTATTCTAACCTTAATCAAAATAGTAACACTGAGTTCGAAGGACAATCTATCAACGATCCAGAATTTCAAATTTCAAAAGAAATTTATCCTGAATTTCCAATCAATATTGATGGACAACCAATCAATGTTCAGCTAGGTTATCAGGTTACGGAATATCAGCGTCAGATTTTAGGTTCTGTTATTACGAATCATCTCAAATTCATAAAAACGAGAGTTGGAAATCTTCCTGACAAATTATTCATCACTCAAAAATTCTTGAATAAAGAAGAGTTTATCGGGATTGATGATGTCAAGTTCTGGAAATTCAAATACCAATTGTTTACGGATTATGAAAAGACAGATTTGGATTATTTCAGTGTGATTTCAAAGAAAGTAATGGATGACTATTTCATAACCAACAAAACGAAAGACCACTGGCTGAAGAATGGTTTGAAGTCCTATCTTGAGATTGAATATCTTAAACAGTTCTATCCAGAACACAAACTTTTGGGAAATCTCCCCGATAATGCCAGCATCTTCGGTATAAAACCTCTGAAGCTATTTCACGCCTCGAAACTTAAACTCTCCGAACGTTATGGTTTGGCTTATCATTATATCTCGACCCAGAATCTCGACCAAAAAATAACGACGCCTTATTATCTTCTGAGCAACTTCAATACAACAGCTATTAGTCAGTTTGAGATGGGAAGCCTTTTGGCTCAAATCTCAGAATATTCGGGAACGCAATCTTTTGATAATTTTTTGAAAGATTACCTTTCTGCTAATTATCAATCCAAAACAGAGGGTCAAAAATTCCTAAATGAACTGAAAATTTTTTCCAAAGGAAAGTCTAATTTCTTGCAGCAAATGATGGCTGAAAAACACCGAATCAACTTCAATTTAAAAAATATCAAAGAACAAAAAGAGAATTATTTGGTAGATATTCGTAAAAACAACACACTGGAAATACCTCTTAAAATAGGAACAGAAAAGAGTTCAGGCGAAACTACAACCTATTGGAAAGAGTCGAGTTTGGCTAAAAATGATACACTTTCGGTTCCGAAAAAAGATGTAGAAAAAATTGTTTTAAATGATAATTATATCTTCCCAGAATCTAACTACCGGGATAATTATATCTACACCAAAGGATTATTCTCAAATACAAAAAAAATAAGGTTCAAGTTGATAAAAGACATCCAAAATCCAGAATACAACGAAATTTTCCTGACACCAAGATTGACTTTCAACGCTTACGATAAAATTCTTATTGGAATGAATTTTAAGAATCAAGGGATTTTTGACCAAAAGTTCGATTATTCTTTCACACCTTATTTCAGTACAGGAACTGGAAAGTTGACAGGTTCTGGAGCAGTTGGTTATTCGATTTTACCACCGAATAGTTTTTTCAGAAGCTGGAATTTTGCAGTTTCCGGTTCTTACTTTCATTATAATAACAATTTGGCTTATAAAAGATTTGGAGCCGGAACATCAATTAACTTTAATAAAAATCCGAGAAGCGCCTTGGGAAGAAGTTTGTATTTTTCTTATAATTATTATGACAGAGAGCTTACTCCGCTGATGATTGAAAATAATCTTTACTCCAAATACAACCTCTGGAATTTGGGTTATTCTTACTCTGACAACCGCTTGATTCACGAAAAATATATCTCTGGTAATTTACAATGGATGGAAGACTTCCAAAAGATTTCTGCAGAAGCTTTTTATCGCTGGGAATATGCAAAAGACAAAAAAATCAGTTTTAGATGGTTTGCCGGGTATTTCATTAAAAACAATACCAAAAATGCTTTGTTCAATTATGGTATTTCACGAGTATCCAACTACTCTTTTTCTTATGGATTGTTGGGGCAGAGTGCGACTTCGGGGATTCTTTCCCAGCAGTTCATCTTGGCAGAAGGCGGCTTCAAATCGATGTTCAATACTTCAGTCAATCAGTTCATCACCAGTTTGAATGTAGATTCTCACGTTTGGAAATGGTTTAATGTTTATGCTGATGCCGGCGTTTACAAAAACAAAAACAGAGCAACACAATTCATTTGGGACTCTGGAATAAAAGTGAAGGTCATTCCTGATTTCTTGGAAGTTTATTTTCCCGTTGCCTCTAGTTTAGGCTTCGAAGCTGGTTTCAAAGATTATGGTTACAGAATCCGATATACTCTGGTTTTGAACCTTGGAGCTTTGATTAATAATTTGAGACGCGGGGTTTTCTAA
- the pyrF gene encoding orotidine-5'-phosphate decarboxylase — MESKKEFFLECYKLGIIKFGRFTLKSGIESPFYVDLRPLASDPKILKKLANYLLEMLPLDNFDIICGVPYAALPMATAMSLQSYIPLIIKRKEAKAYGTKKLIEGIYEKGQNCLLVEDVITSGKSLVETIDEVENEGIKVSDIVVVLDRQQGGKEKLEDKGYKVHSLFNISEVVEILREVSYIDDEEVARIQDFVNGNQVVFEEKKRLSYEQKLKVAEHSFAKKILEIAIEKKSNLIASADFITTKELLDFADFVGPHIVALKTHIDILNDFDADETILPLKDLATKHNFLLMEDRKFADIGNTQELQFSYGTYKISNWADLVTSHVIGGSKSLDCFVNVGVVAILGMSSEGTLTDSHYREEALKVIENHPSIIGCVAQNQVSDQLLLFTPGVNLGTSGDDKGQQYNSPEHVIKNYGTDFIIVGRGIYKADEPEQEALRYKNEGWKAYQDSL, encoded by the coding sequence ATGGAAAGTAAAAAAGAATTCTTCCTCGAGTGTTACAAACTCGGGATTATTAAATTTGGGCGTTTCACATTGAAAAGCGGTATAGAAAGTCCGTTCTACGTGGATTTGCGTCCACTAGCTTCTGACCCCAAAATCCTTAAAAAACTCGCCAATTATCTTCTGGAAATGCTTCCGTTGGATAATTTCGATATCATTTGCGGTGTTCCTTATGCGGCACTTCCGATGGCGACTGCAATGTCTCTTCAAAGTTACATTCCATTAATTATTAAACGAAAAGAAGCAAAAGCTTACGGAACAAAAAAACTGATTGAAGGCATCTACGAAAAAGGTCAAAACTGTCTTTTGGTAGAAGATGTGATTACATCCGGAAAATCTTTGGTAGAAACGATTGACGAAGTTGAAAATGAAGGCATCAAGGTTTCTGATATTGTTGTAGTTCTCGACAGACAACAAGGAGGAAAAGAAAAGCTGGAAGACAAAGGTTACAAAGTGCATTCACTTTTCAATATTTCTGAAGTTGTAGAAATCCTGAGAGAAGTTAGTTATATTGATGACGAAGAAGTTGCAAGAATTCAGGATTTTGTGAACGGAAATCAGGTAGTTTTCGAAGAGAAAAAACGATTGTCTTACGAACAAAAACTGAAAGTTGCTGAACATTCTTTCGCGAAGAAAATCCTTGAAATTGCTATTGAGAAAAAGTCAAACCTAATTGCTTCGGCAGACTTCATCACTACAAAAGAATTATTGGATTTCGCTGATTTTGTTGGTCCTCATATTGTGGCTCTTAAAACACATATTGATATTCTGAATGATTTCGATGCTGATGAAACGATTCTTCCACTTAAAGATTTGGCAACAAAACATAATTTCCTTTTAATGGAAGACCGAAAATTTGCTGATATCGGAAATACTCAGGAATTACAATTTTCTTACGGAACTTATAAAATTTCCAATTGGGCAGACTTAGTAACTTCTCACGTGATTGGAGGAAGCAAAAGTTTAGATTGCTTTGTAAATGTTGGTGTTGTAGCAATTTTAGGAATGTCTTCTGAAGGAACTTTAACAGATTCTCATTATCGCGAAGAAGCTTTGAAAGTCATAGAAAATCATCCAAGCATTATCGGATGTGTGGCGCAGAATCAAGTTTCTGACCAGCTCTTACTATTCACACCAGGTGTGAATTTGGGAACAAGCGGTGATGACAAAGGGCAACAATATAATTCTCCGGAACACGTGATTAAAAATTACGGTACAGATTTCATTATCGTGGGACGCGGAATTTACAAAGCTGACGAGCCTGAACAAGAAGCTTTACGTTACAAAAACGAAGGTTGGAAAGCCTATCAAGATTCTTTGTAA
- a CDS encoding DNA-3-methyladenine glycosylase I, whose amino-acid sequence MSYCQAIETMQPEERKALHKNYHDNHYGFPIHNDDELFGRLIMEINQAGLSWETILKKEESFRKAYSNFSIKKIAAYTEKDRERLLADPGIIRNKLKVNAAIENAKTILELKKEFGSFEKWLEHHHPKTKEEWVKLFKKTFRFTGGEIVGEFLMSIGFLKGAHSENCKINEKIFATNPKWKEV is encoded by the coding sequence ATGTCCTATTGTCAAGCTATAGAAACGATGCAGCCGGAAGAGCGAAAAGCACTGCACAAAAACTACCACGATAATCATTATGGTTTCCCAATTCATAATGATGATGAACTTTTCGGAAGATTGATTATGGAAATCAATCAGGCTGGATTGAGCTGGGAAACGATTCTCAAAAAGGAAGAATCTTTCCGAAAAGCTTACAGTAATTTCAGTATAAAGAAAATTGCCGCGTACACAGAAAAAGACCGAGAAAGATTATTGGCCGACCCGGGAATCATTAGAAACAAACTCAAGGTCAATGCAGCTATAGAAAATGCAAAGACTATTTTGGAATTGAAAAAGGAATTCGGTTCTTTTGAAAAATGGCTGGAACATCATCATCCGAAAACTAAGGAAGAATGGGTAAAATTGTTCAAGAAAACTTTTAGATTCACGGGTGGAGAAATAGTTGGTGAGTTTCTGATGAGCATTGGTTTTCTGAAAGGTGCGCATTCTGAAAATTGTAAAATCAATGAAAAAATATTTGCTACAAATCCAAAGTGGAAGGAAGTTTAA
- a CDS encoding serine hydrolase, giving the protein MKRNISLLFVLFSFAVSNAQIEEKKLDELIQNSLKTFDVPGMSVGIVKDGKVIYAKGFGVRSLNNNQPMDDNTLVGIASNSKGFTCTALAILADEGKINWDDKVTKYIPEFQMADAYVSQNVTIKDLVTHRAGLGLGQGDLMFFPEGGSLTVNDIVHNVRYLKPENPFRTTLDYNNIMFIVAGEVIHRVSGLQWADFIEQRIMKPVGMTASFGSYNRAKNSQNIIDAHAPVDGKAIAVPHDWNETANAAGGIMSNIQDMTTWANFLLNGFVTKDGKRLVSEKNAHELWSLQIPDKVGITSPYDTHFYGYGLGWFLSDVKGHLQVQHSGGLIGTVTHFTLIPDMKLGIVVLTNQQSGAAFSTITNSVKDAYLKVENRDWLKIYGDRNKKNEEFFSKQKKDVYDKASKFKSDLKDDQFIGWYKDEWFGIVEVSKVGKAYRILSKSSPKLKGDLIPYSANSFVVKWDDRSYDADVFFTLNFDENGKAVSAKMKPISDVTDFSFDFEDLDLKKIN; this is encoded by the coding sequence ATGAAAAGAAATATATCTTTACTTTTTGTCCTTTTTTCATTTGCCGTTTCCAATGCTCAAATTGAAGAAAAGAAACTCGACGAACTTATTCAAAATTCTTTAAAAACCTTTGACGTTCCGGGAATGTCCGTCGGAATTGTTAAAGATGGAAAAGTGATTTATGCCAAAGGATTCGGTGTTCGTTCGCTTAATAATAATCAGCCTATGGATGACAATACATTGGTGGGAATTGCTTCTAATAGTAAAGGTTTCACTTGCACCGCTTTGGCGATTTTGGCTGACGAAGGTAAAATCAACTGGGACGATAAAGTCACAAAATATATCCCTGAATTCCAAATGGCAGATGCTTACGTTTCACAGAATGTAACCATCAAAGACTTGGTAACACACAGAGCTGGATTGGGATTGGGACAAGGTGATTTGATGTTCTTCCCGGAAGGTGGGAGTTTGACCGTGAATGATATCGTTCACAATGTTCGTTACTTGAAACCAGAAAATCCGTTCCGTACGACTTTGGATTATAACAATATAATGTTCATCGTTGCTGGAGAAGTGATTCATAGAGTTTCCGGTTTGCAATGGGCAGATTTTATCGAGCAGAGAATTATGAAACCTGTCGGAATGACAGCGAGTTTCGGTTCTTATAATCGTGCAAAAAATTCTCAAAATATCATCGATGCGCACGCGCCAGTTGACGGAAAAGCCATCGCAGTTCCTCACGACTGGAACGAAACGGCGAATGCAGCGGGTGGAATAATGAGTAACATCCAGGATATGACAACTTGGGCTAATTTCCTTTTAAATGGTTTTGTGACCAAAGATGGAAAACGCTTGGTTTCTGAGAAAAATGCGCACGAACTTTGGAGTCTTCAGATTCCTGATAAAGTTGGGATTACTTCTCCTTATGATACGCATTTTTATGGTTATGGTTTAGGTTGGTTTTTGAGCGATGTGAAAGGTCATTTGCAGGTTCAGCATTCTGGCGGTTTGATTGGAACTGTAACGCATTTTACTTTGATTCCTGATATGAAACTGGGAATCGTGGTCTTGACCAATCAACAATCCGGTGCAGCTTTTTCTACGATTACAAACTCTGTGAAAGATGCTTATCTGAAAGTTGAAAACCGCGATTGGCTGAAAATTTATGGCGATAGAAATAAAAAGAATGAAGAGTTTTTCTCCAAACAAAAAAAAGACGTTTACGACAAAGCTTCGAAGTTCAAATCTGATTTGAAAGACGACCAATTCATTGGTTGGTACAAAGATGAATGGTTTGGAATTGTTGAGGTTTCTAAAGTTGGAAAAGCTTATAGAATTCTTAGCAAATCTTCTCCAAAACTGAAAGGCGATTTGATTCCCTATTCTGCCAATTCTTTTGTCGTGAAATGGGATGACAGAAGTTATGACGCCGATGTTTTCTTCACGTTGAATTTTGATGAAAATGGAAAAGCCGTTTCTGCAAAAATGAAACCGATTTCTGACGTGACAGATTTTAGTTTTGATTTTGAGGATTTGGATTTGAAGAAGATTAATTAA
- a CDS encoding aminotransferase class I/II-fold pyridoxal phosphate-dependent enzyme — translation MDIFERIKQNPGPLGQFADYAEGYYIFPRLEGPIGPRMKFQGKDVIFWSANDYLGLCNHPDVLEADAKAAAEYGMFYPMGARAMSGETDQHLQLERELAEFVQKESAYLLNFGYQGMVSCIDALVSRNDVIVYDVDSHACIVDGVRLHSGKRFTYRHNDIASLEKNLQRAQKVTEETGGGILVITEGVFGMRGQQGKLKEICALKEKYGFRILVDDAHGFGTLGATGAGAGEEQGCQDQIDVYFSTFAKSMAGFGAFLAGNKEIIRYLKFNLRSQIFAKSLTMPMVIGGLKRLELLRSRPEIKAKLWENVEKLQGGLKKIGYNLGDTNTCVTPVFIKGGPMEAMMLAKDLRENYLIFTSVVSYPVIPKGMILLRLIPTASHTDAEINETLEAFDSIYKKLETGYYKNLADKQVEEQNLQFKEI, via the coding sequence ATGGACATTTTTGAAAGAATAAAACAAAATCCGGGTCCACTAGGACAATTTGCAGATTACGCAGAAGGCTATTATATTTTCCCAAGATTAGAAGGACCAATTGGCCCGAGAATGAAGTTCCAAGGGAAAGACGTGATTTTCTGGAGCGCAAACGATTATTTGGGACTTTGCAACCATCCAGATGTTTTGGAAGCCGATGCAAAAGCTGCTGCAGAATACGGAATGTTTTATCCAATGGGTGCGAGAGCAATGTCCGGAGAAACTGACCAGCACCTTCAGCTTGAAAGAGAATTGGCAGAATTTGTTCAAAAAGAATCAGCATATCTATTGAATTTCGGTTATCAAGGAATGGTGTCTTGCATCGATGCTTTGGTTTCCAGAAATGACGTGATCGTTTACGATGTAGATTCTCACGCTTGTATCGTGGATGGCGTTAGATTGCACTCTGGCAAACGTTTTACCTACAGACACAATGATATTGCAAGTCTTGAAAAAAACTTACAAAGAGCTCAAAAAGTAACCGAAGAAACCGGAGGTGGAATTTTGGTCATTACCGAAGGTGTTTTCGGAATGCGAGGACAACAAGGTAAATTGAAAGAAATCTGTGCTCTTAAAGAAAAATATGGTTTCAGAATTTTGGTAGATGATGCACACGGATTCGGGACGCTTGGAGCAACCGGAGCGGGTGCTGGAGAAGAGCAAGGATGCCAAGACCAGATTGATGTTTACTTCTCTACTTTCGCAAAATCTATGGCTGGTTTCGGAGCGTTCTTAGCTGGAAATAAAGAAATCATCCGTTATTTGAAATTCAACTTGAGGTCTCAAATTTTTGCCAAATCTTTAACAATGCCAATGGTGATCGGAGGTTTGAAAAGATTGGAACTTCTAAGATCAAGACCAGAAATCAAAGCCAAACTTTGGGAAAATGTTGAAAAACTACAAGGCGGACTTAAGAAAATTGGTTATAATCTTGGAGACACAAACACTTGCGTAACACCGGTTTTCATCAAAGGTGGACCAATGGAAGCGATGATGTTGGCGAAAGATTTGAGAGAAAACTATTTGATTTTTACATCTGTAGTTTCCTATCCTGTAATCCCAAAAGGAATGATTTTACTAAGATTGATTCCAACGGCTTCTCACACAGATGCCGAGATCAACGAGACATTGGAAGCTTTTGATTCTATTTACAAAAAATTAGAAACTGGCTATTACAAAAACCTTGCAGACAAACAAGTTGAAGAGCAGAATTTGCAATTCAAAGAGATTTAA
- a CDS encoding PLP-dependent cysteine synthase family protein: MMNVHDNILGLIGNSPLVKLNQVTKDIPATVYAKLESYNPGHSTKDRIALHIIENAERQGILKSDSVIVETTSGNTGFSIAMVCIVKGYKCILAVSDKTKAEKIAYLKALGATVYVCPASVPADDPRSYYEVAKRIAAETPNSVYINQYFNELNIDAHYQTTGPEIWKQTEGKITHLFACTGTGGTLSGSAKYLKEQNPDIKVIGVDADGSILKTYHETGKINKTEIHPYQIEGLGKNLIPGALLFDTIDEYVRVNDEMSAYRTREIALKEAIMGGYTTGAVTQALIQYANSHEFKEDDLVVLIYPDHGSRYITKVYSDKWMEEQGFINNCFHNYDEVFKTEIIK; encoded by the coding sequence ATGATGAATGTACACGATAATATTCTTGGTTTGATTGGCAACTCACCGTTGGTCAAGTTAAATCAGGTTACCAAGGACATTCCTGCGACGGTTTACGCTAAGTTGGAGTCTTATAATCCTGGACATTCTACGAAAGACAGAATCGCTCTTCACATTATAGAAAATGCGGAAAGACAAGGAATCTTAAAATCAGATTCTGTAATCGTAGAAACAACTTCCGGTAATACAGGTTTTTCCATAGCAATGGTTTGTATCGTAAAAGGTTACAAATGCATCCTTGCAGTAAGTGACAAAACAAAAGCTGAAAAAATTGCTTATTTGAAAGCTTTGGGCGCAACTGTTTATGTTTGCCCAGCTTCTGTTCCTGCAGACGACCCGAGGTCTTATTACGAAGTAGCAAAAAGAATTGCTGCAGAAACACCTAACTCGGTTTACATCAATCAATATTTCAACGAATTGAATATTGATGCGCATTACCAAACCACAGGTCCTGAAATCTGGAAGCAGACAGAAGGTAAAATAACACACCTATTTGCGTGCACAGGAACCGGCGGAACACTTTCCGGCTCAGCAAAATATTTAAAAGAACAAAATCCTGATATCAAAGTAATTGGCGTAGATGCAGACGGCTCTATTCTGAAAACTTACCACGAGACAGGAAAAATCAATAAAACAGAAATTCATCCTTATCAGATTGAAGGTCTTGGGAAAAACTTGATTCCGGGTGCACTTTTATTTGACACGATTGATGAATATGTAAGAGTTAATGATGAGATGTCAGCTTACAGAACCCGCGAAATTGCTTTGAAAGAAGCTATTATGGGTGGTTACACAACTGGAGCTGTAACTCAGGCTTTGATTCAATATGCGAATTCTCACGAGTTCAAAGAAGATGATTTGGTTGTATTAATTTATCCAGACCACGGTTCTCGCTATATTACCAAAGTTTACAGTGACAAATGGATGGAAGAACAAGGCTTTATCAACAATTGTTTCCACAACTATGATGAAGTGTTTAAAACAGAAATCATCAAGTAA